Below is a window of Ahaetulla prasina isolate Xishuangbanna chromosome 1, ASM2864084v1, whole genome shotgun sequence DNA.
caATAAAGCAAACCACACAAATGTTTTGGTTTCCCAGTCTGTATAAATGTGATGTTTACACTATACTATGGTCTATTAAGTGTGCAATAGTATgtctgaaaaagaaaaccaatgtacatactttaattaaaaaatacttcATTGCTAAAAATGCTAATTATCTGAGCCTTCAGCGAGTCATAATCTTTTTGCTGGTGGAGGGTCTTGTAAAAAACTCACACTAAGTGTGAAGTTTAATAAAGTGAAGCGCAATAAAACAAGTTATGCCTGTATATACTAAAAATCCAAGTGGGAAATATATCTTATAACCAAGAAGTTCATTCAGCAGGGGTTTAGTTATTCCAGAGTTTCCAGCAGAGAAAAGTACTATCAAATAGCTGGCTGGTTAAGAAAATCCCAAGCTGCAACTTTTAATAAATCTTTCTGCCAGAAAAAACAATCTTACTTAACTCAGTCAAGGCAAGTGAAAAGAACACTGCAGTGGGCAAGTATAATAAAAATCATGAACTTGTATGCTGACCTGGAGAAGTTAAACCAGTCAGGGCCCCAGGTGCATGTTTAAGGGTGGACAAATGCAGTGCAAGGAAAAGTGTTTAATTCAAACATAACAAAAGTCAGATGAGGAAATAAGATCTCAGTCTCCAAGGGCAAAAGGCTTAAGTCATGCCCCTCTCCAAGAAAATTCAAAGTCCTTTTAAGATTAGAAGGAAGCTGACATCATCATGCAGGGAGGGAAGGTATGTTATAGAGCCTTTCATTCAGAGAATGAAAGGGGTCCAGGAAAAGGGCCTCTCTTCTATTTCCCCCATCTTCTAGAATATTCTCCCTTCAGAAGTGAGGTGGGCCATCACTCTCCTGGCCTTTTGAAGGATTTTGAAGTCCCGGTTCTGCcagcttgaatagaatagaatagaatagaatagaatagaatagaatagaatagaatagaatagaatagaatagaatagaatagaatagaatagaatagaatttttttattggccaagtgtgattggacacacaaggaatttgtcttggtgcatacgctctcggtatacataaaagaaaagataccttcatcaaggtacaacatttacaacacaaatgatggtcatagggtacaatttaatacttaatgatacaacacttaatgataatcatagggtacaaataagcaatcggaaacaatcaatatcaatataaatcataaggattactagcaacaaagttaataatataataataataacaacagagttagaagggaccttggagccttctagtctaacttcctgcccaggcaggaaaccctacaccatctcagacagatggttatccaacattttcttaaaaatttccagtgttggagcattcacaacttctgcaggcaagttacaatcatacagtcataagtggaaggagaatgGGTGAtcggaacaatgagaagattaatagtagtgcagatttagtaaatagtttgatagtgttgagggaattatttgtttagcagagtgatggccttcggaggaaaaaactgttcttgtgtctagtggttctggtgtgcagtgctctatagcgttgttttgagggtaggagttgaaacagtttatgtccaggatgtgagggatctgtaaatattttcacgcccctcttcttgattcatgcagtatacaggtcctcaatggaaggcaggttggtagcaattattttttctgcagttctaattatcctctgaagtctgtgtctttcttgttgggttgcagaaccaaaccagacagttatagaggtgcaaatgacagactcaataattcctctgtagaactggatcagcagctccttgggcagtttgagctttcagagttggcgcagaaagaacattctttgttgatgatgtttttgatgttaactgtccattttagatcttgcgatatgatagaacctagaaatttgaatggGGCTCACTGAGCAACATGCAACCCTGGCATCTGGAAGTCTCTCCCCATCCCCCATACACATTTTTTAACTTCTAacttattttattcttgtttttatctggctcttCTTATTGATGCACTGTATTTTTATATGGCTTTTATGCTTTTAACCGTATATCGCCAGAGTCACTCTGGGAGATGGGCAGTACCTACATTTgacagataataaataaatacccatggAAAACAAAACTGCATAGAGTCCCTCtgaatttgaaaatgaaaaagatGTCAGTTACATTTTCTGatgcatctgaaaaaaaaaagtgtcagtaCATTTATAAGATTTGAAAAAGTATCATGCTTATAAGATGTTGATATGCTCTGCAACATGTATAAATTGTAACATCTCTCAAGTTTGATTACTAGAACCCTGGGAATTGCCTACTGCTTGTCTAGTTGCTGAAATTAGTTTAGATGCTTTGTGTACATTTCTTATATCAGACTTCATTGTTTTCAGCAGAATTTGCTGGtactatccagtggtgaaatccagattttttactaccggttctatgggtgtggcttgatgggcgtggtgtggcttggtgggtgtggcttggtgggtgtggcaggggaaaatccccattccctccccattcctgggggaaggatactgcaaaatccccattccctccccactctggggccagtcagaggtagtatttgccggttctccaaacaactcaaaatttcccctaccggttctctgaactgctcaaactttccgctactagttctccaaaacctgtcagaaccagctggatttcacccctgttactaTCTCTCAATTATCTCAGCCTGCCCATCCAGATTGAACTGAGTTGACATGTTACAAGTGCCATCTAttaaagagttttattttatAGAACCAAGGGACTCTGTGGCTCTGGCTGTCTTGTAGAACAgcattcccctcctccccccacccacccaccaatcaCTGGGATTCAGATGGCCCTGATCCTCCTGGCCATCAGACCTAATTCTTCCTCCTGGTGTTGGGCCAGGATGTTGCACAGGCCATTGATATGTGATTTGTGAGTTATCATCCCCAGCACtatatatgtatctttcttgattTTTAGTCTGATTTTTTAATTCTTGAtatcaatatattaaaatatattatagctGCTCCGTGTCAGCTCGCACTGCGAGATGAGtagcatatatatttaataaatacatactaAAAGTAATGTATTCAGAGGAACATGCATAGTCCAACAATGACACTAATGGCCTGGCAGCTTCActtttgatatttgatatttctgAAAGAGGGGTTCTACATAGATGTAGATGACAAAGAAAAATCtacatttttttcacatttttaaatgttgatgTGCAAATTTtgagaagcaaaggaaaaaaCTGAAAACCAACCTCCACAAGATGTTTCTGTTCAaaagaaatcatcatcatcatcagcctTCTatgcttccaaggtcggtaaaatgaggacccagattattgggagcaatatgctgactcttatcATTTacagaggctgtaaagcactgtgaagcagtatataaatctaaatgctattgctagtgATATCATTATCTATATTTCTAAAactatacatgcacacacacacctcgACAAACTATATTCATATATATCACACATACCAATCTATATTAGAGAAAGAAAGATTATGCCCATATGAGGACTTTTACTGTTACATTTACTTAAAATTACTTCTTCCATTACAGATGTGCAAGAGAAGACAAAGAAATCAAGACTTAAGAATGGTAACTTACTGTTTCATTGTGTTTTGTTATCTCTCAGTATTAAGAAATAATAATTCCCCAACAGAAATGTGGCTGGGTTAAGTTACTGTACAGATTTTACTCAAATGTCTCAAGTTCTTACTAACTTATAAGATTGTTATACTTATCAAGCAAACAATAACTATAATCATTTTGTTAATGTTTCTTTCATCTGTAAGAAGGAGAGGGACTCAAAAACGAGATCACTTTTATTTCTGgtgtttgattttgattttggagGGCTTCATATTAATAGTACAATGCGGTACAATAATTTTTAACTTACAAGTTACAAAGTATAATGTAACATAATTGTATCACAATTAAGTTTGTATTGTAAAATGAACAATGAATGAGAAATGAACAATGAATGAGAAATGAACATTGCCAAGATAAATTATTAGTGTTCATATCACATCAACTTAATTATCTTTAGTTAATAAGGTTTTAAGTGGCTGTCTTCTTTGCTTTGCACATGAATATCTTGATTGTAAAAGTACCATTATCTTGAAATCCATTGAAACCAATCAAAGCAATAGGAAAGCAGTGGCATGATAATTAGAATCAATATGTTGCAAgacagagatgatgatgatgatgatgattcagaAGAATATTTTTACCCATAACAATCCATAGTTTTGAAAGAATTGCATTAAAGTtgatttcatttcagacattaatttcTTTATCCAAAAACTGACAAAGGACAGTGCTATCTATTTTTTCTTAGGAGAAATAGGGATCAAGCAGAAAGATCTCTGACAAAAAGTTTAGTTCATTTTGAAATAGTCTAATTTCTTCCCATATTGCCAAAATTTAAGTTTGGCCCCTTAGGTTTAAAGTTTGAGATTAAAATGAAATGGTGGAGAGCATTTCACTGTAAATAGGCTAACATAGATATAGTGGGTAAACTGTTGGATTAAAAGTGGCAGAACCAAGTTCAGATCTATCCCCagatatgcatttatttattaaattcatatgccATTCATCTCACTGTCAAACGACTGTGGGCGGCTTAAAACATCATAAAACAAcagtataaaacaattaaaaacataggAGAGATCATTAGGTAACTTTGGATCAAttattctctcagcccaacctgatCCACAGCACTGTTGTTGGCatgaaaagtggaaggaaggagTGGTATATGTTATGTCTGTTGGCTCCAATAAAGTCCTCGCGGTTACGACCCGGCTaagccttgacaacagccaggtGGTTCCTGATTGGCTTAGACGCGCCAGGATAAAAGCGGGAGTTTCAGAGCCCTGTCATTGGAAGAACTCCTGAGGCAGCAAGTATTTAAGGGCTGTCAAAAGGAGTTCTGCCTGTTACTGTTCTTACTGTTGTTGAGTTAGCTCGGTTATTAAATAAAGGGTTGAGTTCATTACAGCTTCTGTGTTCTGTACCCACCAACGACAAACATAATAGTATATATTTATGCCACCTGGAGCTCCTgaaggaaaggcaggatataaaatttgtaaataaataacagaatgaGAAGTCGGATGTTTAATTGACAAATTTTGCCGAGTTATCATTATGAAAGTTTTTGGACCAAGATTTTCGAACTATTATCCAATTTCCAGCTGCATTAGAATTTGTAGCAGCTGTTCTTACTTTCAGCATTGGGATGAGATCATTTTTGTAGCATAGCTTGAAGACTGTGTAAATATAGCTGAGTTTAAGTCTGACACTGAGtatgaggaagaaggaaaaaagatacaAATCTCATATTTTTGTGGGAGACATTTTCTATCGTAGCTTACCTTTTTGAAAAATTGAGGCCATCTGGACtctgaaattaaatattaaatattatgccGGCATCAAAGGTTTACCATTCTCTTGAGGGCTATTGCCTAACTGTGGttgaaaatatcaaaataaaccCGGCCTGTGAAACTCATCATATTCCATCTCAGTTATGGCTATCATGGAAACTGAATCAGCCATATTATTTGCAAACCAAAGTAGAGTATATAGCTAGTCCCTAGACAACTACTATGGATAATACACTACAATTACATTATGTTTCACATTCTGGATATACAAAAATCTTCCACCTATCAAACTAGAGTATTGAAGGATTTTCTAAAGCTTTCTTCCTGAAATCAATGGGACTGAATTAACTTTAGTTAGAACTGAATGATTTTATCATGACCTAAAGAGGgatcaataacaacaacaatggaaaaaATGACATTCTTTTCCTCCCTGAAACAATCCTAATTCACAGAAAAGCCGTCCTTCTGCCTTTTGGAAAATGACCCTGGTATCTGCCGAGGATTAATTGCCAGGTATTTCTACAACAAAGTGTCACAGCAGTGTGAAAAATTCCAATATGGAGGTTGCCTGGGAAACCAAAACAACTTTCAATCTTTGCAAGAATGCCAAAAAACCTGCCATGACAGGGGTAAGTGGAGCTGTTTCTTGGTACTTAACTGCATCTCTCAGTGCCTGTTCGTGTAAAGCAGGAATTGAGAGCCTCTGTCCTTCCAGATCTTTTTATAGGAAGCAACTGTTGCTAGCTTTTATTGGCTAAATTACCAATGGCTGATAGGACTTGGAATTTATATAATTCAAAGCATGTGGGAATGGTAGTGTGTCTGCTGATTTGCAACAGAAATTCATTCACGTGTTCAGTTTGAAGGCTACATGTATAGGTGGTTGCTATCATGTGTTTTCATAATTGGGAGAAAAAGCAAAGATAAGGAGTCCCTTTCAATCTTCAGTGAAAGAACTCCATAAACAATGTATAAGCAAGCTAGTATGACATAGAACTAAGTTGCTCaatggttaagacgctgagcttgtagatcgaaaggtcggcagttcagtggttcaaatccctagtgctgcgtaacgggatgagctcccgttacttgtcccagctcctgccaacctagcagttcgaaagtacataaaaaattcaagtagaaaaatagggaccacctttggtaggaaagtaacagcattccatgcgcctttgacatttagtcatgccggccacatgaccacggagacgtcttcaggacaccgctggctcttcggctttgaaacggagatgagcaccgccccctagagtcgagaatgactagcacatatgtgcgaggggaacctttacttttacattATGACATAGAACAGAAGGTGGAAATAAACTCCTTTTTCAGCTTAATGTTTCAGGAAACTACAACCTTGGGatattaaataaatgttaatCACTGTTTCTCTGTCCCAATATACCATTTTGATCagacttctttttatttttatttcagttccCTCAACCAATTCACTACAAATAGATGATGACCACACGGTTTTGGGTACTATTAGTAATAATAGTGCTCCACTTATTAAGCAAGGTATGTATTAATCGTTTATGCCTGAGTAAGAATCAGGCTCACTCTACAGTTCTTTTTCCCTGTCAGAATTTTTCCCTGTCATGTTTCCACTTTGCTTCTCATGATTCTGAAGGGCATTCAGTTTATTAACTAACGGGGGTTTCTGCAAAGCTTGGTGACCGATtcctctatatatttttttaatttcctctctaTTCCATCATctgtattgcttttttaaaagcaggttttttgccctccctccaTGGAAAAGCTGCTACTCTCTGCATTCTATTATTTTCCTAAAAGATGGTAAAGTTCCTTTTTCATCACTCTCATATATAATACCTAAATAGAAAACAACCATAGCATATGAGCATATGACACTTCCTTAACCAGGGTCACATAGTGTATACTACATAATTAATTTTAACTGGTAACAGCCAAAAACAACTAATACTGGGTATGGTAGAAATTGCTGGGAATTTCTGTTTTAACTGTGCCACTGCACAACTATAGTTTACCAAGGAGATCTCAAATTTCTAACATGTCATTGCAACATGAAAATAGTCACATGCTAGCACTAGCATGTTATCTGACAGATTATTCCTTCTGAATGTGCTGGATTTGTATTTTACTGCTTTCTTCCATAGTAGTGGCACTACTATGTTCACATCAGGAATATGCATTTTGTCTTTAGACTAATGACTCCAAAtatcaaaacaaaaatatagaCTATAAAATCCTCAATAAATTAAATCAGAGTTTTGTTTAAGTTCTGTTTTTAATTCTTACTAACTGTTCTGCAAACCTCCTAGAGTCTTGAGTCTGGGATATATAAATGTcaggaaagaaataataaatactaATATTTCTGAGGTAATTGTTAGTGGCAGAAATAAATCCCTTTTGTTGTTTTTGctcgttttttttaatattttctgatttctttttttctgaaagctttcTTTGAAAGATTTGTTGCCATTGTTTTTCCATGAATATATGCCATACTGGAGATTGAGGCTTCTCACTTTTATGATCCACAGTTGTACGTCAGGGAGAAAGGAACAGCTGGAAAAAGACTGATCATGATTGCTATATTTTTCTGCTGGCCATCTGCACTTTCACTCAGATGTGCTTCTGGGAACTGGCTGGTAGTTTGTGGATTATGCATGCTGGCTAGAAATCTGGAGTGCATGTAAGAGAAGTCCAGGGAGATCTTCTTAATGAACTTTGGGACTGCCTATGATGGGAAAGTGCGGTTTGGTTTTTCTACATCCTGGCTTCATTcatcatagaacatagaacttTGCTTGGGCTATAACCACCTAATCCAAGAATGGGATGGAGGAAAGACATTCTTGTGTCAGCCAAAATCCAATCAGGATGAAGGGTGGTACAGAAATGTTCtgagtagataaataaataaagcattaaaaCTGTTTCAAGATTTATtgacaatactttttttttgcttAGTCTTGGTTTTGGCCCTGATTGAGCAGTTAAATTGCAGTTGATTCTTGCCCCTTGCTTAGGCAAGATCTGTTGTTGAATTTGGAGAGCCCACTCAAAACTTAAACCTATCCAATCAGAAGTATATATtggtgggaaaacatggtatcttAGAAGTTcttagttctagttctagttcttagACCTTAGAAGCGCTATCTTCTAAGAATACCTTGACACTCCTGTGGAGCCACCGTGAGGAACAGTGACAGAATTACAAAATCCTCGTGAATAGTTCTCAACTCATGACTGTAATGcagcctgcccattacagtcaGATGTCATGATGGACATTAAGTGAAGTACCCATGTGATCACCCCTGCTCTTCCCaatgtagttgttaaatgaacatgCTGATCATTAAGCAAAGCCTGGGGTGGCTTGGGCCCTGGAGGAGACCCTAGCCCAGGCCTTCCAAAGCCTTCCCCACCCTTAAGGTATACCATGCTCCACTTCCTGTTCCTCAGGGGCCACAGGCTCTGCTTCCCATCCCACTGGACCCAATACCTCCATAGTTCTTGTTAGGGAAGCAAAACAAGCTGTTTTGTTGCTGGGCTAGGCAGCATAAATCCAGAAGTAGCCATCATTTTTCAAGCAGCCACCATTCTGAAACTGCACCATACAACCCAGCAATAAACACTGTGTTTACTTAACCCAAACTCCAGAGCTCTTTGAAAGGCAAGTGTGCAATGGGTGATGAGTAAGGAAGAGAGTGGGGGGCCTGGTGGGGAGAATGGAGGGGGTGAGATAGGCTGGGGGcctgtagcatccctgtggttgGTCGTAAGGGCAAACAACTATGGGGTGTTTTCTGCTGGGGGGGGTGTCTACTCACAcacaaataaatacacacacacacacacacacacatacaccaatgtatcttccagtggtgggtttcaaatttttttactactggttctgtgggtgtggcttggtgggtatggcttgggcgtggcatgggaaggatactgtaatatctccattcccacctcactccaggggaaggatactctaaaatctccattccctccccaatcctgggaaaggttactgcaaaatccccatttcctcacgatcagtgagacttgggaggcagagaatagatgggggaggggccagtcagaatttttactaccggttctccaaactactcaaaatttccaccaccggttctccagaactggtcagaacctgctgaaacccatttctGGTATCTTCCTCTAAATATAATGCCATCTTGCAGGGCCTAATGGAAACAATTTAATTTGCCCTTTTTGCTTGCGCTGCAATCTTCTCAGTAAGTGGCAAAAGTAATCGGATAATGATATAGATAAACTAGATAAAAATTTCACTCTAATGAaacagatttgaagttgccatcaATTTATGAACTGTTTTTAAATGGCTTTAATAAGGCATGAAATGTTGCTATTATCTCTGAGTCTAAGAATAGTCTGATGGACTACTATAGTTTCTGGATCAACTGAATCTTATAGTATCATTCCTTGACAAAACAACCAGCCACCAAATATTCTTTGGGGTAGTTAAATAATATCACCAATTTATTACTGCTGTGTCAATTGCATATTTTAATGGAAAATGGTATTTCATAATTTGCTATCATAATCCTTGCAGCAGGAGTATGAAATACATACACAAACATGCACAAAAAGAaagatatacacatacacacacacacatttgaaaTTTGGAAAACAGAGGGAGTTTTATGGGGAGGGAGTCAAAAAAGGCAAGATGCTGATCATGGCAATGTGATTGAAGCTCTATCCCTTCTTATATGTGTTGATATCACATGCCTAGCCAAAGAGGCAGGGCTTCAGTCATGTTGCCACAATTGTCATTGTGCTGTTTTTGAATGGTCAAATGGCAGTTGACAATGTTCcattatttctctttttagaTATTCACAGATAGGAAAATTTTATGCACAGAATTTAATTCACCTACTTGGCTGCTTTCTCTGGCTTCATACTGTTtctctttgcatgtaatgagtgagtgtgtgtttatgtgtgtgtgtatgtagatgTCTCCATTTGGCTTTATTCACTTTGGTCATCTTCACAGAAGAGGCAAAAGAATAAATTCAAAATGCAAGCTAGGCATTAAACACCTCATGATGATCTAGGAAATGGCTCTGCTAACataatatagaacatagaataacatagttggaagagaccttggaggtcttctaatccaaactcctgcttgagcaggagaccctataccattccaggcaagtgtctgtctagtctcttcttaaaagcctccattgatgcagcacccacaacttttgaagacaaGACAAACTGTTGCActaattcattgttctaactgttaggaaatctctccttagttttagattgcttctcttcttgtttagtttccatccattgtatcCATCCATTGTATCTTCCTAAAGGAAGGGGCCATGATGTGCAAAGCTGTGTCATCTGCCCAGTGTAGAATTAAGCCCCTAGTTCACATTTTCTTGACAACAAAATCCCTTCAGTCAACCACTGGGATAAACTGGAAGTGAGTTTAAATTTAAAAGTCCTGCATGTTCTGTGCAAAGAGCATGAAAGGCACTGAAGAAAAGCTTGTTCAGTAATTTTATCGGAAACGACCCCCTCAGAATCACAACATGAATCTGTCGCTTTCTATTCAATGAAAAGACGCGTTCTCTATGTTTAGTTTAAACTGAGGGAGAAATTTCCTTCCTGACGTTTTATAAGCAAATTGCTATTTCCTATGTTTCCACTGTTCGTTTGTTTTATCTGTAAGCTAGCAGCACATAaatataatttaggattttaCTGAGTTTTGCAAAATAATTTAAGCTTCAGatttttattgcctttttttttttacaagctatGAACCTGGGCAGGTTTGGATGCCATAGTACTATCTGTGTCATTATTTCAGGCCTAGAAAACCAAGGCCCTTGCTTTGCTCAAGTTTCATAAAACCTTCTTATTCCTCACACAAATCATTGGCATCTTTGCACCAAATAGACTTATTGCTGTTTCTCTTTCATGGCTGTTTCAGAAGACAACATTCTTTACTAGTTAGTGTCATGAAGACTGTATCTCTTTTATGGTTGTTTGTACCTACTTGTCTATTTGTTTTTATGCTTGAGGACCCCTCTGAAGGTATCCGGAATCTAATGATAGAAAGGACCATGAATCCAGTTGTAAAATTACCCCAtaaactgcattttgtttttgtttccaggGATAAGCAAAGTACAATTTTCAGCAGAAATACTACAGGCTTTGCATGACATACC
It encodes the following:
- the TFPI gene encoding tissue factor pathway inhibitor isoform X2, which encodes MSRRRINMFLTATLYLLSQFVLCDGTAASENEEYAEIIGLNSSPLILGMSICALKADPGPCKALHTRYHFNIHTRHCELFNFGGCQGNKNNFLTLDECQETCVVKDVQEKTKKSRLKNEKPSFCLLENDPGICRGLIARYFYNKVSQQCEKFQYGGCLGNQNNFQSLQECQKTCHDRVPSTNSLQIDDDHTVLGTISNNSAPLIKQVVRQGERNSWKKTDHDCYIFLLAICTFTQMCFWELAGSLWIMHAG